The nucleotide window TGTATATAGCCTTTTTTCCACGTCTCATTTTCATAATAATCTTCTATTTTCCAATCTCCTGTTTTCCCGTCAATTCGTATAATTTCTCCATTTTCGGCTTTTCTTAATACGGGAGCATTTGTTGAAGGTCCTTTTCTTACATTTGCATATCCGTCTTTTGAACTGACTTTATAATATGAAGTTTCAGTTTTCTTCCCAGTAAGCTCTAAGCATACCTCTAATTGATATGCTGTTTTTGAAATTTTTTTTGTTACTTTTCCCCAAAGAATTATAGTTCGTCATCATACATAATAAAATCAACATCAACATATAAAAGATCTTTTTCATAAATTACTCACTCCCCGAAATTTTATTAATGTATTTTAACATTATTTTTTATTTATTTCAATTTTTTATTTTATAAACAAAAAAAGCAATCTCTTCATCTAATAAAGATCTTGCCTTTTTCGTTTATTTCGATCTATTTACTAAGCTTCTTTTCTTTCAGCGTAAATACTTACTCTTTTTTTACCTTTTCCAAAATTTTCAAATTTTACATATCCGTCAGTTAAAGCGAATAATGTATAATCTTTTCCTAATCCCATATTTGTTCCTGCATGGAATTTAGTTCCTCTTTGTCTTACTATTATATTTCCGGCTTTTACAGCTTCACCGTCGTATTTTTTTACTCCCAAATATTTAGGATTGGAATCTCTTCCGTTTCTTGTAGATCCTTGTCCTTTTTTCGAGGCAAATAACTGTAAGTTTAATTTTAATATCATTTTTATACCTCCCTGATTTTTAAATTTACATATTTTCCATATTGACGTGCAATTTCTTTCAAATAAGAAAACATTGATTGAGTCAATATATCTGCTCTTTCGTATTCTTCATCAGTCAATCCCGATTTTTCCAAATCACAGACAATATATCCTTCTTTTTCGGTATACTTCAGTTTTTTCAACTTCAATATTTCGATCAATCCGTTTA belongs to Pseudoleptotrichia goodfellowii and includes:
- a CDS encoding ribosomal-processing cysteine protease Prp; amino-acid sequence: MIKIEIEKRNERIIYFEISGHANFKEYGQDIICSAVSSVSQMTLNGLIEILKLKKLKYTEKEGYIVCDLEKSGLTDEEYERADILTQSMFSYLKEIARQYGKYVNLKIREV
- the rpmA gene encoding 50S ribosomal protein L27, with protein sequence MILKLNLQLFASKKGQGSTRNGRDSNPKYLGVKKYDGEAVKAGNIIVRQRGTKFHAGTNMGLGKDYTLFALTDGYVKFENFGKGKKRVSIYAERKEA
- a CDS encoding SH3 domain-containing protein; amino-acid sequence: MSKTAYQLEVCLELTGKKTETSYYKVSSKDGYANVRKGPSTNAPVLRKAENGEIIRIDGKTGDWKIEDYYENETWKKGYIHSSQLIEEK